The sequence AAAGGAAACACTGGAGAAAATGTTGTATCCATATACATCACTGTATAATATAAATgtacatttacaatatctttaCTTTTATTCTGGTCATAGCACATGGAAAACAAAGTATTTTATGGAAGGATGAGTATGAGAAGTGTAACAGACATGGAAGGGAAACTATGTTTTGCCTTATttcatgaaaacaaagcaCATTTAACATAAATTACTTCATGTTGTTTGGAACACTACACATGGGACTCCACTTCATTTCGACTGTAAATACCTCTTACGGCTATTTTCAAGTCAATGATCCAGTTGGGGACATGCCGCAAGTCTTCAGTCAAGACAAAAAGACTGATAACGACTGTAGTTAAAAATGGAGACATGAACCAagaaatggttaaaaaaaggcaGATGAAGTGATGAAGAAATACAACCATTGCGTTCATCATCATTGCACGGTTTCTACCCAAGCTGGATAAGTATTCAGTAGTAGATTACAGGTGATCCAGTATAGTTCTACAATTAAATATTCCGATAAAATCCATCACTAGCCATTATTCACCGTCTTTCACATACAGAGAAACACACAATCACTCAGTTACACTGCATTCTTGAGTCTTTTGTAAGGGATATCATTTCAGGCAACCCTCTGATTtgagaggaggagcaggaaaAAATTCTGTCCTTCCTCCAAGTGCCACATGGAAAAGAACTGCAAGGCACTACAGTATCATACCATAATCCATCCACTGTGGCTACCAGTGACCTCCGAGACTCAATGCAAACATATGCACGCCTGAAGAAGATATGATGAGCATTGTCATCAGAATTTTGGACTgacaaaagccttttttaTGATGGTGCTGGACAGGGAACATGGTTAAGTTACACATTTACTTTGTTTGTCCTAAATGCCAACGTGGCTCATCTGAATTCCTCAAACTGAGCTCTGGTGGCACCGCGTTGAGCTACGAGGACTGCGCACAGGAGGGACTTGAATGAAAATCACCCCTTACCAATGCATTTCTTATCAAATGGAAACAGCTATTGCTTGTAAAAATTTATTCTTATAAATGTTCAATTAGAATTAAGTAGAGCacaaaagacaattgtgaatcTCTTTAGACAAATTTCACGCCCCCATGCAATCGTCATAAAAGTGCACTTAAGTGCCATTAGCTTGCCAAGAAAACAGTTGTCAATAAAAAATagtgcttgttgttttttttttttgtttttttgtctctggTCTGGCATTGTTCCCCAGTTGTTACAGTATGTAGCTTGACTTGTCCATCCTGTGGGAGGGAAACGGGGGCATCGACCCCAGGGTGCTGGTTAAGTGCTTAGTGCGGCGGCTCCTTGCTGCTACATCCTGTCACCTGCACTCCACTGATACCCCAGAGTTCTgtgacgaggaggaggatgaagataCCGGTTGGTCGGCCAGCGTCAGCATGACTGCTGCTGTCAGCGAGCTCGAGgatggtgaagaggaggaggatgaagatgacGCAGCAACAGTGCCTGCAGACCAGAAGAAAGGTTTGGTCACTTGGtacatttttcattcacaTTCTGAAACACGACAACTCACTTTCCAGTTCCTTTTTCTTCATGCGCTTTCGCCGTCTGTCGATGGAAGCCACCTCAGACTTGAGGGAGAGGTAGTGGTTCCTGATGTCCTGAAGCTTATCTTGAAGGAATGAGATCCTTTCCAGACTGCTCATTTTCTCCAAGTCAGCTGGTGGTTCGAGAAATATAGAAAGAATTAAATATCAATGAATTCACTACAAAGCATGCCTGATCTAAAGCTGCAGCAGCTATGATATGAACATTTAGTACGAGTATGACAATTTCATTGGTCCACGGTGATGGCTCGTCAACTTCACTGGTCAGATGTGACGAGACTATAAGTAAAAGTATTGGCGGTGTGAAGCACATtagtaaaaatccataaactATCCGCAACTCATTTAAAGTTGCAGCTTTTGAAGCATGGcaaaaaagtagcggcttgTAGTATGTAAATTACAGAATTGGGACTATAGTTATTAATATAAATGcacatatataaatacagtCAATTGGCACACTTACACATCTGGAAGCTCCACTTGTAAACCCGCGGCGATCTTCCATGGTTTTCCCGGTGCTGCGAGTGATCGGCGTCACCCTGCTTGTGGTACTTATGGCTTGACGGGGGAGATCGGCCGCGACACTTAGGCAAAACAGTAACCTTGACGTCCGATGTGTCATTCTTGCTGGCAGCTGATTTGACAGAACCTTCCACGAGAGATTGGTCTTCACTGTCACTGCTGTTGGCTGAaggatacaaaaaataaaaaaatgagttcCAGTCCTAGCGGGCAGGCATGATGTGTGCAGGCTAATCAATAAGTAAACGGGACTTGTTTTGAGCAAGTCTGCGTTGTTGTGTTTACCTGTTTTCCTATTCTTTTTGGGAGGCACACCAAGGCTCTTGCGGTTTGGCTTATGTTTCTTTGCGACGCCACCTGTGTGCGGTTCTTTCTGCCGTTTCTGATTCACAGATGCTACAATGACAAAGTGTATAACAAATGAGGTCATGTGGCTCCATGATCAGGGAAAAGTATGCTTTTGCAGTTTGTACCTTTGGACTTTTGCTCGCTCTCAtgctggctgctgctgctcagctccaggctgcagttgctgctgctgttggagGAGAGCGGGGCATCAAACACTTTTGGTGGGGAACCCGTCCCTTCGTCCCGTGGAAGATCTGGCAACTCGCCACCCAGACTCTCCACTTCTACTGTGCTGCTGTCACTCTCGCTGCGTCGGCATGCCACCTCCTCCTGCACCAGGCCCGCCAGGAGACTTGCAGAAGCTGACACCGGAGGCAGACAGGGGGGTGTGGGCGGCGCCGGTGGGGAAGGCGGCGGTGCTTGGCCGCAATCTTCCAATGTACTGCCTCTACCTGAGGGGGACTCTGGTGTGGTGGGTGGCGTGTTGAGTACAGAGTTACTGCCACTGCTCGGGAACTCTTgcactttgtcattttctaTGTGCTCCTCTGAGGCGTCATCCTCGGGTCCCGCTTCCTGCTCGACACTTGTATCGTCCAGACTGGAAGGTGCGGGCGGTGGAGGAGAATTAGCGGCCTCTGTGTCCGAATCAGAGAATAACTCTTTGAGAGTCTTCTTTGGCCACTGCGCTTGAATGCTGGACCACACGTCCTTTTGGCCTTTCGAGCGCACAGCCGGCTTCTCCTCTCCATTCCCAGACATCTTGGCCCTCTTTTCAGGAATGTCCCAGAATCCCGCTTGTCTGCTGGATTTGTTCTTCTCCTTTGTCCCATTGTACTTTTTGGAAGGGGGacctttattttttgggtggCCTCGTTCACTGCCGTCAGCCTGGGAGCCAGAAAGTGCTGCTCCCTCATCATCTGAACTACTACTAGATGAGGCCCCTCTCTCTTCCATGGCACCAGCACTCCTCTCCTCCAGTTTCCTGGAAGAGCCTACCGGCAACCAGTCTGCGCTTCTTGTGGCTCTCCTGGTTTTGGACTGCTTTTTTGGGGTCCTCTCTGCTGCCCCTTCAGATTTCCTCTTCCTGGTACTTGCCTCCCCAATCGAATCTGGTTTGCGCTTCCCCACTTCCCCGCTGATTAACTCAAGGCTCTTCCCTGAGACTGCAGAAGGTTTGGATTCATTGGGTGAAGTACCACTTTCTCTCCATTCTGAGGTTTTCTGAAGCTCTGATGTGCCCTTTACATCTCTGCATGTGTCGCGGTCTTCTTTAGTATGCTCTCCCTCCTCACAGTCACTCTCGTCCGAAGACAATTCAGAGGCTGAGAAGAATAAGAAAAAACTTGTTTCAGTATATACGCGAGAGAGTGACGAAGGTTCGGATTGTGTAAGTGTTGCTACCTTGCAGACCATTGAGGATGGACGTAATCTCTATGGACTTGGCTGGAGAGTGCTGCTGAGCCTGTTGGTCGTCACCGTGATCCAGGTTGGAAAATACTTCCTGGCTCAGGTCACACTTGGAGCGAGGGACACGGATATTATTGGATGAAGGACCGAGGGCGTCTCTGTCGTTGAGCCTCTCCAACCGGTCTCGCTCCCGCTCAGCTTTGTTCTGTGAATTGAATATAAATTAGCGATCTACTTTATGTCATCGAGCCCAAAATCCAAAAGCTGTACAAAGCGgtacctttatttttttacggTGCTTTATTTTTGGTACATTCTTATTGGCTGGGCGAACAATCTTGTCTGCTTTGATCCATTCATCATATCTAAAGAGcaagtacaaacaaaacagagaaGACAGTTTTCATCAATCAGATCCGAGAGATCAGCTCGATCAAATATcacacaccaccaccaccaagcACATAGCCAGCCACCTCGGTCGGCTGTCTGGCCTGAAACATTGCCGCGTTACAAAAAGCCTTCAGTACAAAGGAATACATCCAATCGAATTAAAGACGAAGCCTTACAATGGAGGAGAGAAACATATTTACACCAACCACCACAACCAACAGAACACAAGGTGCTATTTGGATCGTACAAGAATGAAAAGTTGCAGGACATCTCagaacatcacacacacacatacacaatgcGGAGAACAACCATTGTCGTTAGATTACCACAGGATAACACGACAACAATGAGAcgatgaaatgtgtttttatgtgtttttttgttgttggtttttttgttttgctagctGCCCTTACACGCTAGTTGAGACTGCATTAACCTAAACCCACTTAGGTAGAGGTGAGTGTAACAAAGAGATGATTGTTTAGCCTCTCTGAGATTAGCGTAACTCGGGACTGGAGGATCTACAGGAATTTGACTAGAACCACTGTGTGGCCAATCCAAGCATGAAACAGAAATTCAGCCTGTCTGTTCAGACAGCTGGGGGGTGGACAGACAGGGGAGGGGGTTCAATCACAATTGGCTAAGAGGAGCTGAGGAACGTTCCACATCAACCCCGTGCCCAATTCTGTTTCTGCCACTAGAGGGCTCAGTGAACTCTGACCAAGAGAGAAGATCAGATGAATCAGAAttgcgaggaggaggaggagcgcaTTAGTCACTGCAGCAGGGATATCCATGAAGTGGTGATCCCAAAGGCCAATTTGAAGGTTAAGATGTGATTTGGTTTGAGGGTGAATATATAAGTTAGGTGACTGTCCCCACGTCCTGTCTTACCTGATGTTCCAGCCACAGTAGTGCACCAGGTAGAGCACCTCTCCCCCCTCCACGTCTGCCTCTTTCACAGTGGCCTCGTACGTCTTCAGACTGCGGCCTCGCCCATACCTCACCTGCACCTTCATCCCCGGGGGGTAACACTCAAACTCTTCcccttcctccccctcctgaCTGTTGTCATCCCTGCAAGAAAGAAAGTTCAGCACTTCCTGTCCCTAGTCTGCTTCAGAGAAAACCACACACCCTCCCACGTTGGTGCAATCTATCATCAAACCGTCTGATGCTATTCTAGGCAATTGACAGTTCTCATGAGCGTCCTATCCCTCATCTACAGTACAGCAGACTGAATAATACATGGTAAGCCTTCCAAACGACAGCATTTGAATGTTACGTCATTCATGGAAAGTCCAGCCTACTAACTATTCAAGCCCTAGCTAGGTGCACACAGCAAACTTGGGATTGCCATTCACGCGCTGTAGAGAACACAACGGCCACAAGGGGGAGCTGGTGAGAAACAGTCAGGAACCGTCAAAGCTGGAGGGTCTACTGGCAGTGAAGGAGGAGTGCCGGCCGGTTAAGTGGCTATGACGCAGGGGCCAGGGCCCCAAGGGCCGCAGGTTAGCACAGCAAAGCACGATGGCAGGCAACACAGCAACCCGAAGCATCACTACAAACATTCAATTTGGTTAGCTACCATGAGGAGCAGTTCTGACAAGCCTTCAGACAGTCAGTCCTCAGAGTGAATGATTGCCGCTAGAAGCTCATTTTCAATTGAGATGATCAAGCCAAAGAAGCTGCAGACATTCTTTAAATACTGAGGTACTTTCTTAGGGAACAAATGTTTGATAGCATCATCTGGTCCCGTAAATATTATTGAGAGAGCCTTTTTTTCTGTCGTTTGAAAATATAATCATAAAACTGCTCtggcaagggaaaaaaatgggttGCTAAATATTTGGACAGGGGAAATTAAACATTGCCTAAAAGGTGAAATAGCATCTTGTTCCTCAACTGCAGCACCTCAATGCACAATAATTCAAAGTCGTTTTTAAGAAATATTATTTGCGTGTAAAAACTGAACAGAAATCAACTTGTCAAAAGGGGATTTTGCAAAtcacaaagtaaaaatgtcaAGATGATAAAATAAGTCTGGGTTTTGGATGACATATTTTGCTATTAACGATCTAATAAAGGTCAACCTTGCCAATGTCCACAGCGgctataaaacataaaaaaaaagaataaaaaaataaaaaagggacTAACGATTCTTATCTCCTCAAAAGTATCAAGAAGTTGACAAATCAGCACAACCATGGATGATAACTGATGATATTCTTTGTATCAAAATGCATTGCTATACAAACAACTAAAAGCACTTAAGAAGTTAACAGTGGTTGATGATAATGTGACTGTGCAACACTGTGCAAAACCTCAACACAAGTGTCCAATATGACGTCAACAAACAAGGCAGGCCTCAGCTCAACAAAACAGACAACATATTAATGACtaagaaacaaacatttatcaCCACAGAAAGCCTTGCATCTAGCGGTCTGAAGCGTCAGCGACAAcaatcacactcacactcgGTCACAAGGAACATTTAATAAAGCTGAATATGAGGTCGTCAGAAACGAGAGGAGAGTAGCTTTGTCGTTATCAGGGCAGGGTGAAAGTCAAGAGGCCGTGTCGTTTGTCGAGCGGACGAAGCAGGAGAGAGACAGTAAGAGAGAGATAAAGCAACAATGTGATGCATGCCGGCCGGGTGAAAGGTAGTCAGTCAGGCTTTGCTGCTCAAAGACGCCTTTGCCAGCTGAGCCATGACTATATAAAAGAACAGTGGCTATATGAGCTTAGTTGGACGAAGAGAGGGTGGATTGAACTGGGAATTAGTGCAAAGAAAGGTCTGTGTGGTGGCAGATGCTGCCACCAAGGAAAGACTTTGGTCTTTATCAAAAGCACACTGCTGATATtttgaaggatgtcacggaaTAATGACAACATTCCACCCACACtgtatcttttgtttttccttcaatCCTGCTTGAGGAGTCATCCCTTCAAACCACCTACCCAGAGTTGTCCTTGCCGTCTTGGTCCTCGTCGTGCTCTCGTTTTATGCTCTCGGCTCCGAGGCGAGACGTGGAAGAACCTTCATCTGCGTCTCCTGTGTGGGGGCTACtgtctttttcctcctcctcctcctcctcctcctcgtcctcctcctcctcctcctcatcatagGTGCTGTTTCCATTTCTGTCATTTCCCCCAGCTTTTGAAGATGTGCACTGACTTTGGTTCAGCCCTACCTCAAGCTTCTCCTCCTGAGGGAGAGGGATGCTTTTAATATAAAAGCACTTAATGCGACTACTGTACACATGCACCTGAAAGAAAATCCAAAGAGTGACTGCACCTTGCAGACTACAGATTTGGGTTCTGCATTTCCATGGTCTTTCTGCTCTTCTGGGATGGCTGACGTGGGGGCTGAGTTTCCCCCCTCGACTACAGACGTCGCTTCTCCCTTGGGGGCCTGCTTCAAAGGCAGGTCCAGCTTGAATGTGATGGCTGTGGAAGTGCAGTATTCTTCAAAGCCATAAAGGTACCTGCATGTAAGCACAATTCCTGTCAGATTGTCCTGAAACTGCTGAGCGCATCTAAGAAACAAGCAGCATTTGGCCCGCAGAGTTGTGGACGCAGCGCTTGTACATACTTGCGGTAAGCGCATTTGACGTTGTAGCCAGCAGCTGAATTGAGCACAGGGATACCGAGGTCCTGGTAGATTTGCTTCCAAACAGCGCCACTTTCAATCTGTGTACAATTGGCGAGACCAGAGGGCGCATCTGGATTTAGCTTGCAAGAGAACAATTACCAAGAACTAAGCAATAAAGAATCAGTGCGGTCACTGCGGCCCTCACATTGTCGAAGCCTCCCAGTCTGTTGACCAGTCTGTAGAGCTTGAACAGATTGAGATTCCGGTAACCCAGAACAGGCCGCTTGTTAATGGGCGTTCCTGTGAACAGATTTAGAGGCCATAACAAATGATAAACAAACCTTAGAGTAACATAGAAGAAAATATGCAGTCAAGATAATGTGTTTGGTGTTTTGCTTTGTGATGCATTTACTGGTTGTCATAAACGGTGAAATCATGTAGAACGTCCATTTGATATTGTAATTGAAAAAAGTCGGTTGAAAACACGAGTTAAAGTGTTTAAGTTAACAACACAAATTGAAGACTTTTATgttatttaattaaatcagCACGATCCTAAACTCACTTCTGTCTTCCATGAACTTGTAGAGCTGCTGAAGGAAGTTCTCCCTCTCTTCGGGGTAAGGCTCCACTTCCTCCTAAATCCAGCACAACAGACTGTTTGAGGCTGAATTCCACTTCTAATTTGTGGGAGGGGGGAGAAGCATGATTGTGATTAAGGATTcacctcttcttcctcagcaCTGGCATCTTCCTCTtgttcctcctcttcatcatcatcatcaacctCACTGCTGGAGCTTTCCTCTTTCACTTCAGTTTTCCAGGCAATGGGAATGACCAACTGTTGCTGGAACTCCAGGGCTGCATCCAGCGCTgttcaacacacacatgaattGCTGGATTGGTTTTTGTATCAACAAATGAAACGTGAACAAGATGTTCAAAATCAAGCATATTTTCCGGCCTTGGTTTAACCCCCCCCTCAAACCCCCGCCCAGAGTGCGGTTGAGGTTGCGGCTTcttgaaacacaaaaagtcaaacattaaTGAGGTCATTCAACAGCGAAACATTTTTCACGGCAGGAAACGTTTGTGACAGGTTACTAGGGGAAGTAAGCAAAATTAAACAACCTTGTCAGATCGTCACAACATTTTTGTAAAGCAGACAGATAACACAGATAGGAGTGGAATTAGATAATAGAAAGTGTTTTGCTTATTGTTATCTTATAAAATAGGAGCACTGTTCCATCAGAAAAAAAGGCTATTAATAAGAATTCTTGGAAGGATTCAAAGAAAATTTTATCCACACTGAATGTCTGCTACCGATGTGCCAAAACATTATCATCCCGCAAAATATTTGTGAATTCATTTATTATGACTCATGTTAAGTGTAGCGCACTGAAATGAAACTCTCACCCGGCTTCAGCCCTGCATCAGCCTTAGGGGGACAATCTGCGTCGATCTCTCGAACATCCTTCCGTAGCACCGTGTAACTGCAAGAAAAGAAACGTGACGCTCATTAGCAGTTGCATGATTACAGCAATAAActacacataaaaacaaataaacactcgcttgtaaaaacacaaactagtAGTAAATGTTTTGCACTTAGCCAAGccaatggcattttttttgttgacttgaCCAATGCGGCAAGTTAGCCAGCCAAACAAAGGGAGTTAAAGCTTGTTTCCACTGTTGCTAGGGTAACAATCTGACACACTATGAATAACCACACTATGAATCCCCCTGCCTTCCCCCATCTGCCCTCTGCATGTGTGACCTTGCGTTCCCtaagaatattttcaaaagctATTGTTtccaaaaagcacatttttatcGCTAACCGATCGCAAACTCTCTGGGGAGGGAGCTCCGCACATTAACCTACGAGCTGCATTGACGAGGTCAGCAGGTTTATGGATGTGAActctcatcagcaaacaaagCACATAGATGACACTCAGTTAGCACCACTTTGGAATAATAGACGTGAAGAGGCTACACTAAAAAACATagtggaaatatttttgaacGTGTTAAAAGCAGGTGAACAGGTACCCTTATCGAGTGGAGTTTATTGGAAAGGATGAGTTGGTTGCAAATAACCTGCTTAGTTTTAA is a genomic window of Syngnathus acus chromosome 15, fSynAcu1.2, whole genome shotgun sequence containing:
- the arid4b gene encoding AT-rich interactive domain-containing protein 4B isoform X3, which encodes MKTLEEPPYLTVGTDVSAKYRGAFCEAKIKTAKRLVKAKVTFKSDLSTAEVHDESIKGPLKVGAIVEVKSQDGVYQEATINKLTDASIYTVVFDDGDEKTLRRSSLCLKGARHFAESETLDRLPLTNPEHFGTPVIGKKGNRGRRSNPIQEEDLSSSSSEEEESDQRQNEDLFGKVVCVEGVAMGDKKKITWYPALVTSPDCHDDVTMKKESLFVRSFKDGKFYTVLRKDVREIDADCPPKADAGLKPALDAALEFQQQLVIPIAWKTEVKEESSSSEVDDDDEEEEQEEDASAEEEEEEVEPYPEERENFLQQLYKFMEDRRTPINKRPVLGYRNLNLFKLYRLVNRLGGFDNIESGAVWKQIYQDLGIPVLNSAAGYNVKCAYRKYLYGFEEYCTSTAITFKLDLPLKQAPKGEATSVVEGGNSAPTSAIPEEQKDHGNAEPKSVVCKEEKLEVGLNQSQCTSSKAGGNDRNGNSTYDEEEEEEDEEEEEEEEEKDSSPHTGDADEGSSTSRLGAESIKREHDEDQDGKDNSGDDNSQEGEEGEEFECYPPGMKVQVRYGRGRSLKTYEATVKEADVEGGEVLYLVHYCGWNIRYDEWIKADKIVRPANKNVPKIKHRKKIKNKAERERDRLERLNDRDALGPSSNNIRVPRSKCDLSQEVFSNLDHGDDQQAQQHSPAKSIEITSILNGLQASELSSDESDCEEGEHTKEDRDTCRDVKGTSELQKTSEWRESGTSPNESKPSAVSGKSLELISGEVGKRKPDSIGEASTRKRKSEGAAERTPKKQSKTRRATRSADWLPVGSSRKLEERSAGAMEERGASSSSSSDDEGAALSGSQADGSERGHPKNKGPPSKKYNGTKEKNKSSRQAGFWDIPEKRAKMSGNGEEKPAVRSKGQKDVWSSIQAQWPKKTLKELFSDSDTEAANSPPPPAPSSLDDTSVEQEAGPEDDASEEHIENDKVQEFPSSGSNSVLNTPPTTPESPSGRGSTLEDCGQAPPPSPPAPPTPPCLPPVSASASLLAGLVQEEVACRRSESDSSTVEVESLGGELPDLPRDEGTGSPPKVFDAPLSSNSSSNCSLELSSSSQHESEQKSKASVNQKRQKEPHTGGVAKKHKPNRKSLGVPPKKNRKTANSSDSEDQSLVEGSVKSAASKNDTSDVKVTVLPKCRGRSPPSSHKYHKQGDADHSQHRENHGRSPRVYKWSFQMSDLEKMSSLERISFLQDKLQDIRNHYLSLKSEVASIDRRRKRMKKKELESTVAASSSSSSSSPSSSSLTAAVMLTLADQPVSSSSSSSQNSGVSVECR
- the arid4b gene encoding AT-rich interactive domain-containing protein 4B isoform X1, whose translation is MKTLEEPPYLTVGTDVSAKYRGAFCEAKIKTAKRLVKAKVTFKSDLSTAEVHDESIKGPLKVGAIVEVKSQDGVYQEATINKLTDASIYTVVFDDGDEKTLRRSSLCLKGARHFAESETLDRLPLTNPEHFGTPVIGKKGNRGRRSNPIQEEDLSSSSSEEEESDQRQNEDLFGKVVCVEGVAMGDKKKITWYPALVTSPDCHDDVTMKKESLFVRSFKDGKFYTVLRKDVREIDADCPPKADAGLKPALDAALEFQQQLVIPIAWKTEVKEESSSSEVDDDDEEEEQEEDASAEEEEEEVEPYPEERENFLQQLYKFMEDRRTPINKRPVLGYRNLNLFKLYRLVNRLGGFDNIESGAVWKQIYQDLGIPVLNSAAGYNVKCAYRKYLYGFEEYCTSTAITFKLDLPLKQAPKGEATSVVEGGNSAPTSAIPEEQKDHGNAEPKSVVCKEEKLEVGLNQSQCTSSKAGGNDRNGNSTYDEEEEEEDEEEEEEEEEKDSSPHTGDADEGSSTSRLGAESIKREHDEDQDGKDNSGDDNSQEGEEGEEFECYPPGMKVQVRYGRGRSLKTYEATVKEADVEGGEVLYLVHYCGWNIRYDEWIKADKIVRPANKNVPKIKHRKKIKNKAERERDRLERLNDRDALGPSSNNIRVPRSKCDLSQEVFSNLDHGDDQQAQQHSPAKSIEITSILNASELSSDESDCEEGEHTKEDRDTCRDVKGTSELQKTSEWRESGTSPNESKPSAVSGKSLELISGEVGKRKPDSIGEASTRKRKSEGAAERTPKKQSKTRRATRSADWLPVGSSRKLEERSAGAMEERGASSSSSSDDEGAALSGSQADGSERGHPKNKGPPSKKYNGTKEKNKSSRQAGFWDIPEKRAKMSGNGEEKPAVRSKGQKDVWSSIQAQWPKKTLKELFSDSDTEAANSPPPPAPSSLDDTSVEQEAGPEDDASEEHIENDKVQEFPSSGSNSVLNTPPTTPESPSGRGSTLEDCGQAPPPSPPAPPTPPCLPPVSASASLLAGLVQEEVACRRSESDSSTVEVESLGGELPDLPRDEGTGSPPKVFDAPLSSNSSSNCSLELSSSSQHESEQKSKASVNQKRQKEPHTGGVAKKHKPNRKSLGVPPKKNRKTANSSDSEDQSLVEGSVKSAASKNDTSDVKVTVLPKCRGRSPPSSHKYHKQGDADHSQHRENHGRSPRVYKWSFQMSDLEKMSSLERISFLQDKLQDIRNHYLSLKSEVASIDRRRKRMKKKELESTVAASSSSSSSSPSSSSLTAAVMLTLADQPVSSSSSSSQNSGVSVECR
- the arid4b gene encoding AT-rich interactive domain-containing protein 4B isoform X2; the protein is MKTLEEPPYLTVGTDVSAKYRGAFCEAKIKTAKRLVKAKVTFKSDLSTAEVHDESIKGPLKVGAIVEVKSQDGVYQEATINKLTDASIYTVVFDDGDEKTLRRSSLCLKGARHFAESETLDRLPLTNPEHFGTPVIGKKGNRGRRSNPIQEEDLSSSSSEEEESDQRQNEDLFGKVVCVEGVAMGDKKKITWYPALVTSPDCHDDVTMKKESLFVRSFKDGKFYTVLRKDVREIDADCPPKADAGLKPALDAALEFQQQLVIPIAWKTEVKEESSSSEVDDDDEEEEQEEDASAEEEEEEVEPYPEERENFLQQLYKFMEDRRTPINKRPVLGYRNLNLFKLYRLVNRLGGFDNIESGAVWKQIYQDLGIPVLNSAAGYNVKCAYRKYLYGFEEYCTSTAITFKLDLPLKQAPKGEATSVVEGGNSAPTSAIPEEQKDHGNAEPKSVVCKEEKLEVGLNQSQCTSSKAGGNDRNGNSTYDEEEEEEDEEEEEEEEEKDSSPHTGDADEGSSTSRLGAESIKREHDEDQDGKDNSGYDEWIKADKIVRPANKNVPKIKHRKKIKNKAERERDRLERLNDRDALGPSSNNIRVPRSKCDLSQEVFSNLDHGDDQQAQQHSPAKSIEITSILNGLQASELSSDESDCEEGEHTKEDRDTCRDVKGTSELQKTSEWRESGTSPNESKPSAVSGKSLELISGEVGKRKPDSIGEASTRKRKSEGAAERTPKKQSKTRRATRSADWLPVGSSRKLEERSAGAMEERGASSSSSSDDEGAALSGSQADGSERGHPKNKGPPSKKYNGTKEKNKSSRQAGFWDIPEKRAKMSGNGEEKPAVRSKGQKDVWSSIQAQWPKKTLKELFSDSDTEAANSPPPPAPSSLDDTSVEQEAGPEDDASEEHIENDKVQEFPSSGSNSVLNTPPTTPESPSGRGSTLEDCGQAPPPSPPAPPTPPCLPPVSASASLLAGLVQEEVACRRSESDSSTVEVESLGGELPDLPRDEGTGSPPKVFDAPLSSNSSSNCSLELSSSSQHESEQKSKASVNQKRQKEPHTGGVAKKHKPNRKSLGVPPKKNRKTANSSDSEDQSLVEGSVKSAASKNDTSDVKVTVLPKCRGRSPPSSHKYHKQGDADHSQHRENHGRSPRVYKWSFQMSDLEKMSSLERISFLQDKLQDIRNHYLSLKSEVASIDRRRKRMKKKELESTVAASSSSSSSSPSSSSLTAAVMLTLADQPVSSSSSSSQNSGVSVECR